One genomic region from Curtobacterium sp. 9128 encodes:
- a CDS encoding sulfatase: protein MRAVMVLFDSLNRKFLPPYGADWVHAPNFERLARQTVRFDNCYAGSMPCMPARRELHTGRPNFLHRSWGPLEPFDDSVPSMLSDAGVYTHLVTDHPHYWEDGGATYHNRFDTFEFFRGQEGDAWKGHVAEPEVPASTRRVRHALWRQDLVNRQYLQNEADHPQTLTVDAGLEFMATNRDEDSWMVQIECFDPHEPYFSYREYRRHYGSLDEPGTATVDWPDYKRADETPEVIERTREEYAALLSMCDASLGRVLDRFDEEGLWEDTLLMVCTDHGFLLGEHGWWGKNIQPWYDENIHTPLFLWDPVSRAAGTATDALVQTIDFGPTLLDLFGVDRTERMQGRSILPIVRASADRADVDRDDSVRTTAMFGSFGGHVNITDGRYVYMRAAAAENAPLHEHTLMPTHMNSRFTPAELRDAELVPPFDFTRGVPVLRVPGSAFGDPSSFGTVLFDLATDPEQEHPVIDDTLELRMVGLLLDAMRANDAPPSQYERLGLPQAGPADGSHLLARAQLDRYRAALEPIPAAGEFPTDRPSVRTPITSLLSVPQARAVLEDALGPVVGQLAAQTGSSTLLDLAPFTPALRAAAIRRIDARLAAIS, encoded by the coding sequence ATGCGAGCCGTGATGGTGCTGTTCGACAGCCTGAACCGCAAGTTCCTCCCGCCCTACGGGGCCGACTGGGTGCACGCCCCCAACTTCGAGCGTTTGGCACGCCAGACGGTGCGGTTCGACAACTGCTACGCGGGCAGCATGCCGTGCATGCCCGCCCGGCGCGAGTTGCACACCGGCCGCCCGAACTTCCTGCACCGGTCCTGGGGGCCGCTGGAGCCGTTCGACGACTCCGTACCCTCGATGCTCTCCGACGCCGGTGTGTACACGCACCTCGTCACGGACCACCCGCACTACTGGGAGGACGGAGGAGCGACGTACCACAACCGCTTCGACACGTTCGAGTTCTTCCGCGGGCAGGAGGGGGACGCGTGGAAGGGGCACGTCGCCGAACCCGAGGTCCCGGCGAGCACCCGACGCGTCCGTCACGCGCTCTGGCGGCAGGACCTGGTGAACCGGCAGTACCTGCAGAACGAGGCCGACCACCCCCAGACACTCACCGTCGACGCCGGCCTGGAGTTCATGGCGACGAACCGTGACGAGGACTCGTGGATGGTGCAGATCGAGTGCTTCGACCCGCACGAGCCGTACTTCTCGTACCGCGAGTACCGCCGTCACTACGGCTCGCTCGACGAACCCGGCACCGCGACGGTCGACTGGCCCGACTACAAGCGCGCGGACGAGACCCCCGAGGTGATCGAGCGGACCCGGGAGGAGTACGCGGCGCTGTTGTCGATGTGCGACGCGTCCCTCGGCCGGGTGCTCGACCGCTTCGACGAAGAAGGCCTCTGGGAGGACACCCTGCTCATGGTGTGCACCGACCACGGCTTCCTGCTCGGTGAGCACGGCTGGTGGGGCAAGAACATCCAGCCCTGGTACGACGAGAACATCCACACGCCGTTGTTCCTCTGGGACCCGGTGTCCCGCGCCGCCGGGACCGCCACCGATGCCCTCGTCCAGACGATCGACTTCGGCCCGACGCTGCTCGACCTCTTCGGCGTCGACCGGACCGAGCGCATGCAGGGCCGCTCCATCCTGCCGATCGTCCGCGCGAGCGCAGACCGCGCGGATGTCGACCGCGACGACTCGGTCCGCACCACCGCGATGTTCGGCTCGTTCGGCGGCCACGTGAACATCACCGACGGCCGGTACGTCTACATGCGTGCCGCCGCCGCCGAGAACGCTCCGCTCCACGAACACACCCTCATGCCGACCCACATGAACTCGCGCTTCACCCCGGCCGAGCTGCGCGACGCCGAACTCGTCCCGCCGTTCGACTTCACCCGGGGTGTGCCGGTCCTCCGTGTCCCCGGCTCGGCGTTCGGCGACCCGTCGTCCTTCGGGACCGTCCTGTTCGACCTCGCGACCGACCCGGAGCAGGAGCACCCCGTCATCGACGACACGCTCGAGCTCCGCATGGTCGGGTTGCTGCTCGACGCCATGCGCGCCAACGACGCCCCGCCGTCGCAGTACGAACGCCTCGGCCTGCCGCAGGCGGGCCCTGCCGACGGTTCGCACCTGCTCGCCCGCGCCCAGCTCGACCGGTACCGTGCCGCACTCGAGCCGATCCCGGCGGCTGGCGAGTTCCCGACGGACCGGCCGAGTGTGCGCACCCCGATCACGAGCCTCCTGTCCGTCCCGCAGGCACGTGCCGTCCTGGAGGACGCGCTCGGCCCGGTCGTCGGCCAGCTCGCCGCCCAGACCGGCTCGTCGACCCTGCTCGACCTCGCCCCGTTCACCCCGGCCCTCCGCGCCGCCGCGATCCGGCGCATCGACGCGCGCCTCGCGGCGATCTCCTGA
- a CDS encoding MFS transporter translates to MAQQAPHAATPTDAPATPPSVIVPRRWRRLAAVVAPLWADNNEGSILSTLAPVIIAAISLPLAAVGVLTSIAKFISIVFGPFWAFVARKTNRKATFVITTAITGVLTALTGLAQNYAHIILFYGLSAVFIAAALPIVSEITTDLFDEKSRGRASGYTWGAISLLGSIAGPLIGQLANVHDGWRYGFFIWGGLTIVASLVLLFCFTDPGLGASEPTTAMMTVEQRAENERITWAKVRRMFGIPTFTLMLVQRLISGHLLIGSFGILFLVQTYGFSTAVAAVVTLPFGLGYLVGTFGGGIVTDALQRRFPRAGRIAVLQFAQLGFAVASLIATQFDWGTIWVFAGLWSVMGFMQGLNPGVNRPIVASVVPPELRGAAFALMLSVFEGLAYALFNLSAGFLAEAIGLKAVMFWIPGVLMLVNAAFVTLLYRTYPRDVDRLDALLQARTGSVATH, encoded by the coding sequence ATGGCACAGCAGGCACCACACGCCGCCACCCCGACCGACGCACCAGCGACACCGCCGTCCGTCATCGTCCCGAGGCGGTGGCGACGACTCGCTGCCGTCGTCGCCCCGCTCTGGGCCGACAACAACGAGGGCAGCATCCTCAGCACCCTCGCGCCGGTCATCATCGCGGCGATCTCGCTGCCGCTCGCCGCCGTCGGCGTCCTGACCTCGATCGCGAAGTTCATCAGCATCGTCTTCGGCCCGTTCTGGGCGTTCGTTGCCCGGAAGACGAACCGGAAGGCGACGTTCGTCATCACGACCGCCATCACCGGTGTGCTCACGGCGCTGACCGGCCTGGCGCAGAACTACGCGCACATCATCCTGTTCTACGGCCTGTCCGCGGTGTTCATCGCGGCAGCGCTGCCGATCGTGAGTGAGATCACGACCGACCTCTTCGACGAGAAGAGCCGCGGCCGAGCCTCCGGCTACACCTGGGGAGCGATTTCGCTGCTCGGCTCGATCGCGGGTCCGCTCATCGGCCAGCTCGCGAACGTGCACGACGGCTGGCGCTACGGCTTCTTCATCTGGGGCGGCCTGACGATCGTCGCCTCGCTCGTGCTGCTGTTCTGCTTCACGGACCCCGGCCTCGGCGCGAGCGAGCCGACGACGGCGATGATGACCGTCGAGCAGCGCGCCGAGAACGAGCGCATCACGTGGGCGAAGGTGCGACGGATGTTCGGGATCCCGACGTTCACGCTCATGCTCGTCCAGCGCCTCATCTCCGGGCACCTGCTGATCGGGTCGTTCGGCATCCTCTTCCTCGTGCAGACGTACGGCTTCAGCACGGCCGTCGCAGCGGTCGTCACCCTGCCGTTCGGTCTCGGCTACCTCGTCGGGACGTTCGGCGGCGGCATCGTGACGGACGCCCTCCAACGGCGGTTCCCCCGTGCGGGCCGGATCGCCGTGCTGCAGTTCGCGCAGCTCGGGTTCGCGGTCGCCTCGCTGATCGCGACGCAGTTCGACTGGGGCACCATCTGGGTGTTCGCCGGCCTGTGGTCGGTGATGGGGTTCATGCAGGGCCTGAACCCCGGTGTGAACCGGCCGATCGTCGCGTCCGTCGTGCCGCCGGAGCTCCGCGGTGCCGCGTTCGCGCTCATGCTCTCCGTGTTCGAGGGGCTGGCCTACGCGCTCTTCAACCTCTCCGCCGGGTTCCTGGCCGAGGCGATCGGCCTGAAGGCGGTCATGTTCTGGATCCCCGGCGTCTTGATGCTGGTCAACGCGGCCTTCGTGACGCTGCTCTACCGGACCTACCCGCGGGACGTGGACCGGCTCGACGCGCTCCTGCAGGCGCGCACCGGTTCGGTGGCGACCCACTAG
- a CDS encoding DUF402 domain-containing protein → MDDDVTLLRYRYPDGRLQAAFPLRRIEETDQRFVGWLPVGSEIAYWSTEAGDDPRVVPLAERFRQRLGYSRRTWSGGSVLRVIPWDEPWQVLHFWDEHGVFSGWYVNLESEKQRDHLGVTSVDWHLDLLVSPDFVVTWKDEDEAAAAVQTEYLRERDLEAARETGQAIARDPEGFVDAIGHWEGFRPAPGLDRPLALPDGWDAPASG, encoded by the coding sequence ATGGACGACGATGTCACGCTCCTGCGGTACCGCTACCCCGACGGTCGGCTGCAGGCTGCCTTCCCGTTGCGGCGGATCGAGGAGACCGACCAGCGGTTCGTCGGGTGGTTGCCGGTCGGGTCCGAGATCGCGTACTGGTCGACCGAGGCCGGCGACGACCCTCGGGTGGTCCCGTTGGCGGAGCGGTTCCGGCAGCGGCTCGGGTACTCGCGCCGGACCTGGTCCGGCGGGAGCGTGCTCCGGGTGATCCCGTGGGACGAGCCCTGGCAGGTGCTCCACTTCTGGGACGAACACGGGGTGTTCTCGGGGTGGTACGTGAACCTGGAATCCGAGAAGCAGCGCGACCACCTCGGCGTGACGTCGGTGGACTGGCACCTCGACCTGCTCGTCTCCCCGGACTTCGTCGTGACGTGGAAGGACGAGGACGAAGCGGCTGCCGCCGTGCAGACCGAGTACCTCCGGGAGCGGGACCTCGAGGCCGCACGGGAGACCGGACAGGCGATCGCTCGGGACCCCGAGGGCTTCGTCGACGCGATCGGGCACTGGGAGGGCTTCCGGCCCGCGCCCGGACTCGATCGCCCGCTCGCGCTGCCGGACGGGTGGGACGCCCCGGCGTCAGGCTGA
- a CDS encoding NUDIX domain-containing protein, which produces MSSIRNIAVGLPVRDGHVLLSENHDRVRDLRFHRPVGGGIEFGETAEFREELDVDLDTVEPLGVLENIFTFEGHPGHEFVHVFAVGSPGLDSVPLDASLVVLDEGSPVRWVPIDTSDQVYPEGVLDLLRSA; this is translated from the coding sequence ATGTCGTCCATCCGGAACATCGCCGTCGGACTCCCGGTTCGTGACGGCCACGTGCTGCTGTCCGAGAACCACGACCGCGTCCGAGACCTCCGGTTCCACCGGCCGGTCGGGGGCGGGATCGAGTTCGGGGAGACCGCGGAGTTCCGGGAAGAGCTCGACGTCGACCTGGACACGGTCGAGCCACTCGGCGTCCTGGAGAACATCTTCACGTTCGAGGGGCACCCGGGGCACGAGTTCGTGCACGTCTTCGCGGTCGGCTCGCCCGGTCTCGATTCCGTGCCGCTCGACGCCTCGCTCGTCGTGCTCGACGAGGGCAGTCCCGTGCGGTGGGTCCCCATCGACACGAGCGACCAGGTCTACCCCGAGGGCGTGCTCGACCTCCTCCGCTCAGCCTGA
- a CDS encoding alpha/beta fold hydrolase, whose product MAETGAFVFLHASNRAVDRAWPVASGLPDKRFARMPGYDSESAAAVPFDQDAWESRLLLACPDGAVVVAHSFGGPVAMRVAARRPDLVRALVLFEPAAYALARGTPAVEDHVRRVQPVLDRAGSLDAASFAVAFGNAMSGRPGASAPTTPAGLLAAERQRMLPGPWTLDTPDRTGVPTLVVTGGWNDEYETIAAHVDGAVHVVLAGHGHRPQDHQDATRGVLDFVRAVSPR is encoded by the coding sequence ATGGCGGAGACCGGCGCGTTCGTGTTCCTGCACGCCTCGAACCGCGCGGTCGACCGGGCGTGGCCGGTGGCGTCCGGCCTGCCGGACAAGCGGTTCGCGCGGATGCCCGGCTACGACTCCGAGTCGGCCGCGGCCGTACCGTTCGACCAGGACGCATGGGAGTCACGGCTGCTCCTGGCGTGCCCCGACGGCGCCGTGGTCGTCGCGCACTCGTTCGGCGGGCCGGTCGCGATGCGTGTGGCCGCCCGGCGCCCCGATCTGGTGCGGGCGCTCGTGCTGTTCGAACCGGCGGCGTACGCACTCGCACGGGGGACCCCCGCGGTGGAGGACCACGTCCGACGGGTGCAGCCCGTGCTCGACCGTGCCGGGTCGCTCGATGCTGCGAGCTTCGCGGTGGCCTTCGGGAACGCGATGTCGGGCCGGCCCGGCGCGTCTGCACCGACCACGCCCGCGGGCCTGCTCGCGGCCGAACGGCAGCGCATGCTGCCCGGCCCGTGGACGCTCGACACCCCGGACCGCACGGGAGTCCCGACGCTCGTCGTCACCGGTGGGTGGAACGACGAGTACGAGACGATCGCCGCGCACGTCGACGGGGCGGTGCACGTGGTCCTCGCCGGCCACGGACACCGCCCGCAGGATCACCAGGACGCGACGCGGGGCGTGCTCGACTTCGTGCGAGCGGTTTCGCCTCGGTAG
- a CDS encoding tetratricopeptide repeat protein, whose translation MPIIPDAVPADVEWENLVDALWADEAVDPESRVALMRELAGSAPHPALGAFELGGAYDSSGHEAEAAEQYAAAADAGLATVDPLRAARMAVQYASTLRNLGRLDEAIAMLRDAPEHESTGTAPRVFLALALHSAGRHDEALRVAIEAIEPTLPRYNRSVRAYAAALTDL comes from the coding sequence ATGCCGATCATCCCCGATGCCGTGCCCGCCGACGTCGAGTGGGAGAACCTGGTCGACGCGCTCTGGGCCGACGAAGCCGTCGATCCCGAGTCCCGAGTCGCCCTGATGCGCGAGCTCGCCGGCTCTGCACCGCACCCCGCGCTCGGCGCGTTCGAGCTCGGCGGCGCCTACGACTCCTCCGGGCACGAGGCCGAGGCAGCCGAGCAGTACGCCGCTGCGGCCGACGCCGGCCTGGCGACGGTCGATCCGCTCCGTGCGGCGCGGATGGCCGTCCAGTACGCGTCGACGCTCCGCAACCTCGGTCGGCTCGACGAGGCCATCGCGATGCTGCGGGACGCTCCCGAGCACGAGTCGACCGGCACGGCACCGCGGGTGTTCCTGGCGCTCGCGCTGCACAGCGCCGGCCGCCACGACGAGGCCCTCCGCGTCGCGATCGAGGCCATCGAGCCGACGCTCCCGCGCTACAACCGATCCGTCCGCGCGTACGCGGCGGCCCTGACGGACCTGTAG
- a CDS encoding MarR family transcriptional regulator produces the protein MEHDQAVWAAFATVLERLPTALDAQLQRDSGLTHFEYGVLYALDTAPDRTLRMSVLAGYASCTLSRLSRAVTRLEGKGWVHRRPDPGDGRFTLAVLTDDGHAAVAQATPGHRALVDEVVFGALTNAQVRQLGVISRRIAAAVGPEPVWTPPDRSDQRP, from the coding sequence ATGGAACATGACCAGGCCGTGTGGGCGGCGTTCGCCACCGTCCTCGAACGCCTCCCCACCGCGCTCGACGCGCAGCTGCAACGGGACAGCGGGCTCACGCACTTCGAGTACGGCGTGCTGTACGCCCTCGACACCGCTCCCGACCGGACCCTCAGGATGAGCGTCCTCGCCGGGTACGCCAGCTGCACGCTGTCACGGCTGTCCCGCGCCGTCACCCGGCTCGAGGGCAAGGGCTGGGTGCACCGGCGACCCGATCCGGGCGACGGCCGGTTCACACTGGCCGTGCTCACGGACGACGGGCACGCCGCCGTCGCGCAGGCCACTCCCGGCCACCGCGCGCTCGTCGACGAGGTCGTCTTCGGCGCCCTGACCAACGCGCAGGTCCGGCAGCTCGGTGTGATCAGCCGCCGCATCGCGGCGGCCGTCGGCCCGGAGCCCGTCTGGACCCCACCTGACCGAAGCGACCAACGGCCCTGA
- a CDS encoding SDR family NAD(P)-dependent oxidoreductase: protein MDMQLRGRTAFVSGSTGGIGFAVASALSAEGVRVIVNGRSATRVDAAVDRLRAAWPDSSPRGIVADFGDPASVQRLLAELDEVDVLVNNVGLFGLTAFPDVDDDEWQRYFDVNVMSGVRLSRHLLPGMLARGRGRIVFVSSESGVSVPADMVHYGTTKAAMIALANGLAKTTRGTGVTVNTVLGGPTYSDGVASAVEGIASSQGATVDEVKAAVIAQNRTTLLERFIEPSEIADMVTYLASPRASATNGAALRVDGGVLTTTL, encoded by the coding sequence ATGGACATGCAGCTGCGCGGCAGGACGGCCTTCGTGAGCGGATCGACGGGCGGGATCGGGTTCGCCGTGGCGTCCGCGCTGAGTGCCGAGGGGGTCCGGGTCATCGTCAACGGACGGTCGGCGACCCGCGTCGATGCGGCGGTCGACCGCCTGCGTGCCGCGTGGCCGGACTCGTCGCCCCGCGGGATCGTCGCGGACTTCGGGGACCCGGCGTCGGTGCAGCGACTGCTCGCGGAACTCGACGAGGTCGACGTCCTCGTCAACAACGTCGGCCTGTTCGGGCTCACGGCGTTCCCGGACGTCGACGACGACGAGTGGCAGCGGTACTTCGACGTGAACGTGATGAGCGGCGTGCGGCTGTCCCGGCACCTGCTCCCCGGCATGCTCGCGCGGGGCCGGGGTCGCATCGTGTTCGTCAGCAGCGAGTCCGGTGTCTCAGTACCAGCGGACATGGTCCACTACGGCACCACGAAGGCAGCGATGATCGCGCTCGCGAACGGCTTGGCGAAGACCACGCGGGGGACCGGGGTGACCGTGAACACCGTGCTCGGCGGCCCGACCTACTCGGACGGCGTCGCGAGCGCGGTCGAGGGGATCGCTTCGTCGCAAGGGGCCACGGTCGACGAGGTGAAGGCCGCCGTCATCGCGCAGAACCGCACCACGCTGCTCGAGCGGTTCATCGAGCCGTCCGAGATCGCCGACATGGTCACCTACCTGGCGAGCCCGCGGGCGTCGGCCACGAACGGTGCAGCGCTCCGGGTCGACGGTGGGGTGCTCACGACGACCCTCTAG
- a CDS encoding dihydrofolate reductase family protein: MSIVRVHNFAISLDGYGAGADQSLEQPFGHADGRLMQWFFGTQTFRAMQGASGGSTDLDDRFARTWADGIGVEIMGRNKFGPVRGPWPDESWTGWWGEDPPFHTPVVVLTHHPREPLSMAGGTTFHFIDASPAEALAQARAAAPGLDVRIGGGVETVREFLAADLIDRMHVVLVPIVLGRGERLWDGLEGLEDRFTIEATPSPSGVVHLTFERREITPAG, translated from the coding sequence GTGTCGATCGTCAGGGTGCACAACTTCGCCATCTCGCTGGACGGCTACGGCGCGGGTGCCGACCAGTCGCTCGAGCAGCCGTTCGGCCACGCCGACGGACGGCTCATGCAGTGGTTCTTCGGGACGCAGACGTTCCGCGCGATGCAGGGAGCGTCGGGCGGGAGCACCGACCTCGACGACCGGTTCGCGCGCACGTGGGCCGACGGCATCGGTGTCGAGATCATGGGCCGGAACAAGTTCGGACCTGTCCGCGGGCCCTGGCCGGACGAGTCGTGGACGGGCTGGTGGGGCGAGGACCCGCCGTTCCACACCCCGGTCGTCGTGCTGACGCACCACCCCCGGGAACCGCTGTCGATGGCGGGCGGGACGACGTTCCACTTCATCGACGCGAGCCCGGCCGAGGCACTCGCACAGGCACGCGCTGCGGCACCCGGGCTGGACGTACGGATCGGGGGCGGCGTCGAGACGGTCCGGGAGTTCCTCGCAGCGGACCTCATCGACCGCATGCACGTCGTGCTCGTCCCGATCGTGCTCGGACGGGGCGAGCGGCTCTGGGACGGTCTCGAGGGACTCGAGGACCGGTTCACGATCGAGGCGACCCCGTCGCCGTCCGGTGTCGTCCACCTGACCTTCGAGCGCCGGGAGATCACCCCCGCCGGGTGA
- a CDS encoding DUF1269 domain-containing protein, which yields MADLIVISFTDDADAVAAYEEVQQLQSDLVVELAGLALVHRDEKGKTHVETPGPAGKVGAGAAGGALFGTLLGLLFFVPFFGLVIGGALGALFAGLDKTGINAEFRERVKSAVADGRSAVVVYATKITEDKFGEALSRFGGTVVQTSLSEADEHELAHDMAGKD from the coding sequence ATGGCCGATCTCATCGTGATCTCGTTCACCGACGACGCCGACGCGGTCGCCGCGTACGAGGAAGTCCAACAACTGCAGAGCGACCTCGTGGTCGAACTGGCCGGACTCGCCCTCGTCCACCGCGACGAGAAGGGGAAGACCCACGTCGAGACCCCCGGGCCGGCCGGCAAGGTCGGTGCGGGAGCCGCTGGAGGGGCGCTGTTCGGTACCCTCCTCGGGCTGCTCTTCTTCGTGCCGTTCTTCGGGCTCGTGATCGGAGGTGCGCTCGGCGCGCTCTTCGCCGGCCTCGACAAGACGGGGATCAACGCGGAGTTCCGCGAGCGCGTGAAGAGCGCGGTCGCCGACGGGCGGTCCGCCGTGGTCGTGTACGCGACGAAGATCACCGAGGACAAGTTCGGTGAGGCGTTGTCCCGCTTCGGCGGCACGGTCGTGCAGACCTCGCTGTCCGAGGCCGACGAGCACGAGCTCGCGCACGACATGGCCGGCAAGGACTGA
- a CDS encoding GAP family protein translates to MGALILGLIAPVLGILLSPLAIMALVAELLSRRFRANGIAYLIGWALALTVITGVSVAVFTAIDFSPRTDAPTWAAIVRLVIAVGLILAAVWVFRRGGRDLEKMSTAETPREVADAAPQLPGWLQKVSEFTPARSLALGFGIFAINPVDASCAIIAGLDIAGAPVSLGAGAVVAVGFVALGIAPIAVPVCFVLARGDAAAPLLNRLRSWIGGHTNVLNAALVLVIGVLQLQKAVSALIN, encoded by the coding sequence ATGGGCGCGTTGATCCTGGGACTCATCGCGCCCGTGCTCGGCATCCTGCTCAGCCCCCTCGCGATCATGGCGCTCGTCGCCGAACTCCTCTCCCGGCGGTTCCGGGCGAACGGCATCGCCTACCTGATCGGGTGGGCGCTCGCCCTGACCGTCATCACCGGCGTGTCCGTCGCGGTCTTCACCGCGATCGACTTCTCCCCACGCACCGATGCGCCGACCTGGGCCGCGATCGTGCGGCTCGTCATCGCCGTCGGCCTGATCCTCGCAGCGGTGTGGGTGTTCCGGCGCGGGGGCCGTGACCTCGAGAAGATGTCGACGGCGGAAACGCCGCGGGAGGTCGCCGACGCGGCACCGCAGCTGCCCGGATGGCTGCAGAAGGTGAGCGAGTTCACCCCGGCGCGGTCACTGGCCCTCGGGTTCGGCATCTTCGCGATCAACCCGGTGGACGCGTCCTGCGCGATCATCGCGGGCCTCGACATCGCGGGCGCTCCGGTGTCGCTCGGCGCTGGTGCGGTGGTCGCCGTCGGGTTCGTCGCCCTGGGGATCGCACCGATCGCGGTGCCGGTGTGCTTCGTGCTCGCCCGGGGTGACGCCGCCGCACCCCTGCTCAACCGCCTGCGGTCCTGGATCGGCGGGCACACCAACGTCCTGAACGCCGCACTCGTCCTCGTGATCGGGGTCCTGCAGTTGCAGAAGGCCGTGTCGGCGCTCATCAACTGA
- a CDS encoding GAP family protein has translation MGFAALVGELLPQAVTIAISPLPIIAAILLLLSPRARSVASAFLVGWVLGIAVAVTVFTLVASSIPAADPDAAKPVAGVVKIVLGVLLGLLGVGQWRKRPAPGTTAAPPKWMGAIDSLRPVQAAGLAFLLAAVNPKNLMMAVAAGTTVGTAGASAAASTWAIVLFVVLASLSIAIPVLGFLVAGDRVSGALGTLRDWLTANNATIMTVLLLVIGVTTIGKGIAAF, from the coding sequence ATGGGCTTCGCAGCGCTCGTCGGCGAACTCCTGCCACAGGCAGTGACGATCGCCATCAGTCCGCTCCCGATCATCGCCGCGATCCTGCTCCTGCTCTCACCACGGGCACGTTCGGTCGCGAGCGCGTTCCTGGTCGGGTGGGTGCTCGGCATCGCCGTCGCGGTGACGGTGTTCACGCTGGTGGCGTCGTCGATCCCGGCGGCGGACCCGGACGCGGCGAAGCCCGTCGCCGGCGTCGTGAAGATCGTCCTGGGTGTCCTCCTCGGGCTGCTCGGCGTCGGCCAGTGGCGGAAGCGTCCTGCTCCCGGGACGACCGCGGCCCCGCCGAAGTGGATGGGTGCCATCGACTCGCTCCGCCCCGTGCAGGCGGCAGGTCTGGCGTTCCTGCTGGCCGCGGTCAACCCGAAGAACCTGATGATGGCGGTAGCGGCCGGTACGACCGTCGGGACCGCTGGGGCCAGCGCGGCTGCGAGCACCTGGGCGATCGTCCTGTTCGTGGTCCTGGCGTCGCTCAGCATCGCGATCCCGGTCCTCGGGTTCCTGGTCGCCGGCGACCGGGTGTCCGGTGCGTTGGGGACACTCCGGGACTGGCTGACGGCGAACAACGCCACGATCATGACGGTGCTGCTCCTGGTGATCGGCGTGACGACGATCGGCAAGGGCATCGCGGCGTTCTGA